Genomic DNA from Dehalogenimonas lykanthroporepellens BL-DC-9:
GCCTCAGGAAGGAAGTTTTCAAGGTGCTGTATCTGAACAGTCAGAACCGTATCATGGAAATCGCCGAAATGTCCCAGGGGACGGTCAACGCCTCGGTCGTCTGGGTGAGGGAAGTGGTGGAGCGGGCGCTCCGGCTGGGAGCCGCGGCCATGATCTTCGTTCATAATCACCCTTCGGGGGTGCCGGCGCCCAGCCGTCAGGACCGGGACATTACCCGTGACCTGGTCTTTGCCGCCGCCACCATGAATATCCGGGCGCTGGACCACATAATAATCGGCGACAATTGCTATCACTCCCTGGCTTCGGAAGGTCTGCTGGAAAAATACCAGGCGGAGTTCCAGACTCTGCGGCGGGCGGTCTGACTGCGGTTACGGCCGGTTCTTCTTTTCCAGTTCCAGCAGTTTCCGCTTGGTTTCCAGTCCGCCGGTGAAACCGGTCAGTGAGCCGTCGGCTCCCACTACCCGGTGGCAGGGAATGATGACCGGCACCGGGTTGGCGCCCAGCGCCCGGCCGACAGCCCGGGCGGCCCCGGGCCTGCCGATGACTTTGGCCAGTTCCCCGTAGGAAGCCGTCTGCCCGTGAGGTATCCGGCAGGCGGCTGAGTAGACCTCGCGCTGAAAGTCGGTAGCCTCGCTCAGGTCAAGCCCTTCCCGGAAAACAACCGGTTCGCCCAGAAAGAAATGCTTCAGCCGGTCGACCAGTCCGGCACCGCCGGCTTCATGAGTAATATCCTTTTCCTCGATGCCCAGCGCTTCGATGGCCGCCTGGCGGTTTTCAGCCGGCAGGGTCAGGCGGCGGACGCCTTTTTCGGTGACCTCGACGCCGGTCCAGCCGGCGGCGGTTTCGATGACATCAAAGCGGGAATCGGGGTTCCGGTTCTTCATGACGACAGCCTCCGTTTTTATTTTTCCTCTTCCCGTCGGCGTTGCAGTGCCGCGGCGATGAAAATCAGCGCCAAGCCGTCCAGGGTCAGTAACCGGTTCCTGGATTTAGTCACGCTCAAGCCTATCGGCTCACTTACGCGGCTTCGCTGACAGTCAGGATAAACCGGTTGTCGCCGTCTCGTCTCAACAGGTTGACCTCGCCGAGGTCATTGCGGAAGAGCAGGAAATCTTCCCGGCTACCGTTCAGCACGGCCACCGCTTCATCGACGGACATCGGTT
This window encodes:
- a CDS encoding methylated-DNA/protein-cysteine methyltransferase (KEGG: chy:CHY_0809 methylated-DNA-protein-cysteine methyltransferase, selenocysteine-containing~TIGRFAM: methylated-DNA/protein-cysteine methyltransferase~PFAM: Methylated-DNA-[protein]-cysteine S-methyltransferase DNA binding), coding for MKNRNPDSRFDVIETAAGWTGVEVTEKGVRRLTLPAENRQAAIEALGIEEKDITHEAGGAGLVDRLKHFFLGEPVVFREGLDLSEATDFQREVYSAACRIPHGQTASYGELAKVIGRPGAARAVGRALGANPVPVIIPCHRVVGADGSLTGFTGGLETKRKLLELEKKNRP